DNA sequence from the Tachysurus fulvidraco isolate hzauxx_2018 chromosome 1, HZAU_PFXX_2.0, whole genome shotgun sequence genome:
AAACCTCCAGGATTCAGCTTGCTGTAAAGTAATGCTCAGTTTGTGTCAGCCATTTGTTTTTTCTCAGGGTGTGATATCTAAGTTATacttgttttcctttcttttgatttacatattttttgctCATCGCCGATCACCCAAGACACACCTTAATACCAGGTTGGAAAAggaaatcagtttttttttcttattaaatcaGGTCATATGACTCACTATAAAAGTCTAGACTAAGAGCTTTGGGTTCCTGGATGATTCATTGGCATGTTTTCAGTGATTCACGTTATATAACTCTAAAATCCGGGTTGATAtagatatattattttatattttaaattaagatttaaatgaactttaattattaaagttattttttatagtcattatttttataatgctaaattaattattaaaaaaagttttattgtatttattcatatatttattttttaatcatattttcttcttcttcttcttcttcttcttcttcttcttcttcttcttcttattattattattattattattattattatttttattattgtgatatttaatatatatttatttttctctctcttctgtttccatacttctgcagatgcagaaatttcatcaggatgactgctcatcagaggtggcaaaagtacacacatcctttactcaagtagaagtacagatacgcatttttttaaaagactccagtaaaagttgaagtagtgactacactcttttactcaagttaaagtaaagaagtatgggctctgacatgtacttaagtaaaaagtcgccgatactactacctgtttattgtcatgtttatatatatatatatatatatatatatatatatatatatatatatatatatgtgtgtgtgtgtgtgtgtgtgtgtgtgtgtgtgtgtgtgtgtgtgtgtgtgtgtgtgtgtgtatgtatatataattttggagtgtgctgatggatatttgtgttcatcagccacaagattgttacgaaagactggcactgatgtaggtgaggtagggtggagtccgcgttcacattcatcccaaaggtgttcagtagggatgggatcagaaaacaaccacatatagtaggaaaggtcaggtgacccaatacttttggaaatataatgtataccaagtgtatcaccaaggccatatcccaaactatagggagattccagctctgtccttgaaaacaactcaaaattattgtgatgttttacaaatgacaaaattaatgttaattaaattaagcactttgtgttttttgggttgacaccaggggcagttctagggtttcatctttagggggttttagccctcagtgagaatttaaaacaagaagagttctatattatatattatatgacaactctggtaataagaatagtgacatttcactgcttttggtttgccgtctttgtgtctttccgccgattaacgttatagataaacgcctccagctctgactgcgcgtgcacgctgcgcgtacctgtgcttctccgttcaaataaagcagacagctgaagacgcacttttgaaacactacaacacacgcgtgtaaaagcaaagtaaaaaatcGCTTTTGGATCAAAATGATAAacaattttctttcccatcgacgacatgtcctgcattttaacgtcatttttattgtttgtttatgaaagtaaaaatgatccttatagttttagggtgactgagattacagacagggggctgaagcccccctaataaagggctaaAACCGTCCCTGCACACAATTCGCAACGTATTCACCAGggatcctttttgacgccgattattacaaacatctccctcatatatggccatgtgtgttcaggaatgtcctcgttgttagttattttaacatcggtgactccctctgaatgaacattagccattccttttgtaggcgctgctcattgttagctccgctatccttagtctatgtctgatagccagtaaataatacagtacaccagtcacatggggaaaaagccacacattgataggatgataggctggaaacagcgctcaatgagaagaaataatactaaaagtaacgagtccgttttgaaaatgtaagaagatatttgtgtaaaaatgtaatgagtaaaagtaaaaagttgtccgaaaaataaataatggagtaaagtactgatacaagaaaactttacttaagtacagtaacgaagtatttttactccgttacttcccacctctgctgcTCATCAGtcaaagctcaatcctagcaaaactgaactgctgttcatcccaggtgattcatcccaaggtcatgatcttgctatatccctgcacaacgatctgatctcccctacagccacagctcgcaaccttggggtaaccatggacaatcaactgtccttttcctctcatgttttattatcattttttctGATCTGTGCTTCTGCAATAATATGAACAGCAGGTGGCGCGAGATTACACTTCTGCTTTAACTTTTCAAACACAGATATTAATGGGATGGTTTCGgactaaaaacaaatgaaacttttttctgctttgatttaaaaataaagccgtttaaaatgaaaaccgattaataaacacaattaCATACAACAAATTAAAGTCAAAATACATGCTACtttaacatcacatcacacatgaGAGATAAACAATCGTGATTAcacaaataatgttaataatcgTTATTATCAAAAGTGCTTAATTATTAGCACCATAATGTGAAGATGTGAAGTTCTAATACATAGGATTACACATGATTAgtcaaaaataaactgaaaactgTTTCATCTTAAAATGTGCTTTGATCaacagaaactgtgtgtgtgtgtgtgtgtgtgtgtgtgtgtgtgtgtgtgtgtgtgtgtgtgtgtgtgtgtgtgtgtgtgtgtgtgtgtgtgtgtgtgtgtgtgtgtgtgacagaaagagagaaagaggtgtgAAGTGCTGATGAGGGATTGATAGTGGTTTCCATGGTctttcatcttctctctctctctctctctctctctctctctctcatacacacacacacacacacacacacacacacacacacacacacacacacacacacacacacacactgagtcattatatataaaataatacagagaAATATGTCTGCATCTATGCTGCTCTTCCAGTTTTATTAGTTCCTGCCCCTCCTGGGCCCATAAGTGTGGCCCTTAACCCCTCAACCAGAGAGTTTTATAAATTAGAGCAGTTTAAGTCGCCTTTTATTTCCACATGCTGTAAATACACAAAGACATTGAGGATTAGGATAAATGTCCACATTAACCAATAACATGTTTTGTAACACACTgattttcattctttcattcattcattttctaccacttcttgggtcacggggagcctgttcctatctcaggcgtcatcgggcatcgaggcaggatacaccctggacggagtgccaacccatcacaggacacacacacactctcattctctcacacactcacacactacggacaattttccagagatgccaatcaacctaccatgcatgtctttggaccgggggaggaaaccggagtacccggaggaaacccccgaggcacagggagaacatgcaaactccacacacacaaaactgaactgctgttcatcccaggtgattcatccccaggtcatgatcttgctatattcttgcacaacgatctgatctcccctttcagccacagctcgcaaccttggggtaaccatggacaatcaactgtccttttcctctcatgttgctaatgtgactcgctcatgtcggtttcttctctacaacattagaaggattcggccatttttgtccacacagactgctcaggtacttgttcagtctcttgtcatttctagactggattactgcaatgcactgctggcaggtttaCCTAtgaacctttgacactttttcattgtaactttgaacaaatgttttaaactcatggtatcttaagtatgtaacctagtgaaccagcattaatgtattcaatgttagagatttaagcacttatgtacgttgctctggataagggcatctgccaaatgctgtaaatgtaaatgtaatgctttgagacaatggggaTTAAAAACGAGTTACCACTAAATTGAGTATGAATTTTAAAAGAGTCGAATGAATGATTCGTTGGaatgttttcattaaaagtCTCAGTAGTCTTATGTATGACTGTAATTCATCTTCTTAATTATACCTAATTATGGCTGAAACTGTAGTATATAATCATTCATTATAACTATAACATTAACACGACCTGTTTATactttctatttaaataaaaaaaatctgtatgctgtttcattcttttcacagacactttctctctctcacacacacacacacacacacacacacacacacacacacacacacacacacacacacacacacacacacacacacacacgttcatttCACTGCAAGTTTTCTCCTTTGATTTTTATTCGTCTGTTGCTTTTAATGACCTGGGAAaaatttattatcattttttctGATCTGTGCTTCTGCAATAATATGAACGGCAAATGGTGCGAGATTACACTTCTGCTTTAACTTTTCAAACACAGATATTAATGGGATGGTTTCGgactaaaaacaaatgaaacttttttctgctttgatttaaaaataaagccgtttaaaatgaaaaccgattaataaacacaattaCATACAACAAATTAAAGTCAAAATACATGCTACtttaacatcacatcacacatgaGAGATAAACAATCGTGATTAcacaaataatgttaataatcgTTATTATCAAAAGTGCTTAATTATTAGCACCATAATGTGAAGATGTGAAGTTCTAATACATAGGATTACACATGATTAgtcaaaaataaactgaaaactgTTTCATCTTAAAATGTGCTTTGATCaacagaaactgtgtgtgtgtgtgtgtgtgtgtgtgtgtgtgtgtgtgtgtgtgtgtgtgtgtgtgtgtgtgtgtgtgtgtgtgacagaaagagagaaagaggtgtgAAGTGCTGATGAGGGATTGATAGTGGTTTccatggtacacacacatacacacacacacacacacacacacacacacacacacacacacacacacactgagtcattatatataaaataatacagagaAATATGTCTGCATCTATGCTGCTCTTCCAGTTTTATTAGTTCCTGCCCCTCCTGGGCCCATAAGTGTGGCCCTTAACCCCTCAACCAGAGAGTTTTATAAATTAGAGCAGTTTAAGTCACCTTTTATTTCCATATGCTGTAAATACACAAAGACATTGAGGATTAGAATAAATGTCCACATTAACCAATAACATGTTTTGTAACACactgattttcattcattcattcattcattcattcattcattcattcattcattcattcattttcttccacttatccgaacttttcgggtcacggggagcctgtgcctatgcaTGTCTtcggaccaggggaggaaaccggagtacccggaggaaacccccgaggcacgtggagaacatgcaaactccacacacacaaggtggaggcgggaatcagaatcagaaagagctttattgccaggcatgttttcgcATGCATGGAATTTGTTTCAGTGACaaaagctccacagtgtaacagaatgacatatacattataggcaaaatttgtatgtacacatgtacaggttgaaatgtgcagttgaaatatacatatacaaacataggcaatttgtatgtacaagtgtgcaagtatgaaatgtacAATTGAAGTAAACACTATCGACAATTTatatgtacagatgtgtaagTATGAAATGTACAATTGAAGTAAACATagtacaaatttgcaagtgtaaaatgtgcaatgaagtgttgtgtgttcgatgtgtgttaagtgttcatcagatggattgcctgatgGAAGAATCGAATTacgtctggtcgttctggtgctcagggctctgtagcgtcgaccagctggcaacagttcaaagagtgagtgtgctggatgtgaggggtccagagtgattgtctttgcccttttgctcactctggagaagtacaggacTTGGAGGGttgggagagttgtgccaatgattcgctcagtaGTTCGGACCCTCTGTAGTCTGTTGCCCAGCAACCCTCTGTAATCTCGtgaggtcagatttggtagctgagctgaaccaaacagtaattGAGGTCCAGAGGATAGATTTGATGATGGCAGTGTGGAACTGTTTCAgaagatcctgtggcaggttgaacttcctcagctggtgAAGGAAGTATgacctctgctgggcctttttcacaatggagtcgaacccccagccctaaaggtgtgaggcaaacgtgctaaccactaagccaccgtccccccccccccccccccgacacacacacactttttttttattgtatataatattttaacatgCTGTTCTTCTTATCTTTGGAGAAGaataatacaattttatatacatataaaatggaaggatgtttatatatttatgaaaaaaataggcaaaacacaaacacttttatttatttatttgtttttttattatttatttattggcaaaggttgaaagtaaataaaagcaagATTCAAATGCCtttgaatgcaaaaaaaataaaaatgataaaataaagtaaCAAATAAAACGTGTGAAAGTTTTATTCTTTCCATTTGCATGCTGCAAGTGATGTATAATAATTAAGCGTTAATAATTTGATATAATATGAAAAGCATATATGATGTTGAGAGGATTGAATCGCTCGGGTGAGGTTTCAGGAGCTCAGACTTCCTGATGCTTGTCGATGTTTTTCATGATGTCGGTCACCCACACATCAGAAGGATTCACACACGCCATGTTGTCTTTCTTAAGGTAGAAACTGCAGACCAGAGAAGATGTACATCAGtgtaaaaataatcaacagagAAAacgttcacacacaaacacacacacaaagattgagacacacacaaagattgagacacatgcacacacagagacatacacatacatacataaagactgacacaaactcacacacacacacacacacacacacacacacacacacacacacacacacacacacacacacacacacacacacacagactgacacatacacacacatacacacaaagactgACATGCACAAACAGATACATAAAGACTGAAACACGTACatagactgacacacacacacacacacacacacacacactcacacacacagactgacacacatacacacgcacatagacTCAtagacactcatacacatatagagagacacacacagactctcatacacacacacaaagacacacagagttacagatacacatagatatatacacacacgtccCAAAATGACACACAATGACTGAACACTACATTCTACTCAATTATATTCTACTCTATTTATCTAGGCCACAGTTATGGACCTACAATTAAAACACGATAATTTTCTGTTTCATGTCATTAAATAAAGGATGAAGGTGAAATGAAACTTACATGATGCCAGGTTTTGTACAGTCAGTCCGGGTTTTTTTATAAGATATCACAGCTTTTTCAGGGATTGGAGTCTTCTGGAAATTGAAACAGCAGTGACTTGGTCCATATACATCTGTGTGAAgatttaaatattgttatttaaatattgtgtttaaaaaaaatatatttttttatattttataatcagaCTTTATATGGATCATGGTTGGGGTTTGAGTCTGAACTAAGATAAATCAGGACTCATGTTgttctttcagtgtgttttagacgtgtgtttgtcgctctgttgatgatcttagTGTTGATGATAAATCTGAGCtgatttttagatgaacaaacactcggagcatcccagagagcagaaatgggtttgatatcaacatttactctgaagatacaaacatctgtgtggaaaaaaaacatactgaacttttctatgaattcTATGaacctctagtattgtagagaaaaacagaaattgtgatgaaactctacacattCTTAAAGTCTTGAGTGTCTACTTTCGTATGAgattcatattaacaccactgtggagtgagacatgaggaagacgttcagtcatCAACATGAACACAAGACAAACTCTGTTCAGTTTGTCCTCTTAGAAAAAGAGTTAGATCGATGAtaactctctcctctctcactcactcattttctaccgcttatccgaactacctcgggtcacggggaccctgtgcctatctgaggcgtcatcgggcatccgaggcaggatataccctggacggagtgccaacccatcgcagggcacacacacactctcattcactcacacactacagacaattttccagagatgccaatcaacctaccatgcatgtctttggaccaggggaggaaaccggagtacccggaggaaacccccgaggcacggggagaacatgcaaactccacacacacaaggcggaggcgggaatcgaacccccaaccctggaggtgtaaggcaaacatgctaaccactaagccaccgtgccaccctcAATGATAACTGATTAAACTAAGtcatcacaaatacac
Encoded proteins:
- the LOC113663547 gene encoding C-C motif chemokine 14-like produces the protein MFTSSSSSSSSSSSSVMSSQSFLLVLLVLTCLHTFTAAQNVYGPSHCCFNFQKTPIPEKAVISYKKTRTDCTKPGIIFYLKKDNMACVNPSDVWVTDIMKNIDKHQEV